In Acidimicrobiia bacterium, a single genomic region encodes these proteins:
- a CDS encoding nitroreductase family protein: MTADLPIPLLEGLATTRAIRRFRDEPIPDTDLNQILWHATRAPSGSNRQPFRFIVLRDGPVAIDARALLGRTFRAMWADKRAADAYGTGSGTDATSPKARMAETMQHFVDHFEATPVVVLACIKRDRDPGPTEGASIYPACQNLLLAARALGYGGVMTTWHALAEPALRPLLGLPDTVGISATLALGRPAGHHGPVRRRPIGELVYDDRWEGPAAWARDPDGTRHTTAGPRPDTPPR; encoded by the coding sequence ATGACGGCCGACCTCCCGATTCCGCTGCTCGAGGGCCTAGCCACCACGCGAGCGATCCGACGGTTCCGCGACGAGCCCATCCCCGATACCGACCTGAACCAGATCCTGTGGCACGCCACCCGGGCTCCATCGGGGTCGAACCGCCAGCCCTTCCGCTTCATCGTGCTCCGGGATGGGCCGGTGGCCATCGATGCCCGGGCACTCCTCGGGCGGACCTTCCGGGCGATGTGGGCCGACAAGCGCGCCGCCGATGCGTACGGCACCGGCAGTGGCACCGATGCCACCTCGCCCAAGGCCCGCATGGCCGAAACGATGCAGCACTTCGTGGACCACTTCGAAGCCACACCGGTGGTGGTGCTGGCGTGCATCAAGCGGGACCGCGACCCCGGACCCACCGAAGGAGCCAGCATCTACCCGGCCTGTCAGAACCTCCTCCTGGCGGCCCGAGCCCTCGGGTACGGCGGGGTGATGACCACCTGGCACGCCCTCGCCGAGCCCGCCCTGCGGCCTCTGCTCGGCCTTCCCGACACCGTGGGCATCTCCGCCACCCTGGCGTTGGGTCGACCCGCCGGGCACCACGGTCCCGTGCGCCGTCGCCCCATCGGGGAATTGGTGTACGACGACCGCTGGGAAGGCCCAGCCGCCTGGGCGCGCGACCCCGACGGCACCCGCCACACCACCGCCGGCCCCCGCCCTGACACTCCGCCCCGCTAG
- a CDS encoding MFS transporter codes for MRRTPMTSLNVASRQTFRSLGVRNFRLFFVGQSISQVGNWLTLIAQTLLVLKLTNSGIALGLLAAAQFGPVLVFGAFAGLVADRSDKRKLLLVVQSLAMVQSFALAALAFQAHPPIWAIYLIASFGGLATAFDNPARRSYVVEMVPTSHIPNAVSLNTAMMTGSRIIGPALGGLLVATVGFGWAFIVDGLSYIAVLTSLAMIDSRQVRPAPVTPRGRGQVRAGLLHAWRITELRVPIIMLAVIGTLAFNFQTVLPLFAVRNLGGAAITFSLLMSVTSIGSLAGALYSARRTHISIDSVTLAAASFGAALLALALAPNQPIAFAIGAVMGFASISFMTTSTAIVQLRADPMMRGRILALQSLVFLGSTPIGGPILGFISQRYGARYGLAVGGFAGLGAALYGALAVRKARRAGEHHATRSPGEGQGLITPAVAPQPVKS; via the coding sequence ATGCGAAGAACCCCGATGACGAGCCTGAACGTCGCTTCCCGCCAGACCTTCAGATCACTCGGCGTCCGCAACTTCCGCTTGTTCTTCGTAGGTCAGTCGATCTCGCAAGTGGGGAACTGGCTCACCCTTATCGCCCAGACCCTGTTGGTGCTCAAACTCACCAACAGCGGGATTGCCCTCGGGCTCCTCGCCGCCGCTCAATTCGGCCCGGTACTGGTCTTCGGAGCGTTCGCCGGCCTGGTGGCCGACCGAAGCGACAAACGAAAACTGCTCCTAGTGGTGCAGTCGCTCGCCATGGTGCAATCCTTCGCCCTGGCCGCCCTCGCCTTCCAGGCCCATCCCCCGATCTGGGCCATCTATCTCATCGCCAGTTTCGGTGGCCTCGCCACCGCCTTCGACAACCCCGCCCGTCGGTCCTACGTCGTGGAGATGGTTCCCACCAGCCACATCCCCAATGCCGTGAGCCTCAATACCGCCATGATGACCGGCTCCCGCATCATCGGACCAGCGTTGGGGGGTCTGCTGGTGGCCACCGTTGGATTCGGATGGGCGTTCATAGTCGACGGCCTCAGTTACATCGCCGTGCTCACCAGTCTCGCCATGATCGATTCCCGCCAGGTGCGCCCCGCTCCGGTGACCCCGCGTGGTCGGGGACAGGTGCGGGCCGGCCTACTCCACGCGTGGCGCATCACGGAACTACGGGTTCCCATCATCATGCTGGCCGTGATCGGCACGCTGGCCTTCAACTTCCAGACCGTCCTACCCCTGTTTGCGGTGCGCAACCTCGGCGGCGCGGCCATCACCTTCTCGCTTCTGATGTCGGTGACGAGTATCGGCTCCCTCGCCGGAGCGCTCTACTCAGCTCGTCGGACCCACATCTCCATCGACAGCGTGACGTTGGCGGCGGCGAGCTTCGGCGCCGCCCTCCTAGCCCTGGCCCTCGCCCCCAACCAGCCCATCGCCTTCGCCATTGGCGCGGTCATGGGCTTTGCCAGCATCTCCTTCATGACCACCTCTACCGCCATCGTGCAACTCCGGGCCGACCCGATGATGCGCGGTCGCATCCTCGCCCTGCAGTCCCTGGTATTCCTTGGGAGCACCCCCATCGGAGGCCCGATCCTCGGGTTCATCTCCCAGCGCTACGGCGCCCGCTACGGGCTGGCGGTGGGCGGCTTCGCCGGATTGGGGGCGGCCCTCTACGGGGCACTGGCCGTGCGGAAGGCCCGCCGAGCGGGCGAACACCACGCGACGCGTTCGCCCGGCGAGGGCCAGGGCCTCATCACCCCCGCGGTAGCCCCCCAACCGGTGAAATCATGA
- the rsgA gene encoding ribosome small subunit-dependent GTPase A yields the protein MASFDSLVPVGWSSRWATLLAEHGEAVEPGRVLRHDGVSVNVLTASGERIVKLRRGADAPTVGDWLALTGDTLVAVLERSSLLRRRAAGGDDLQVLAANVDLVLLVCGLDRFVRAGRVQRGEALAWDAGALPILVLTKADLAPDLKETLAAIADVHPGLECLLTAAPTGLGITALRTRLAGRTSVLLGESGAGKSRLVNAIVGAEVAITGAVRAGDAKGRHTTTNRQLHLVPGGGVIIDSPGIREVGLAGDEESVDATFTDVEELALQCRFNDCAHTGEPGCAVVAAVAGGNLTEDRLEAYLELREEAMEAGARAEDHARRTQDRQATKAPSKKSDRS from the coding sequence GTGGCATCCTTCGACTCTCTCGTTCCCGTTGGCTGGAGCTCGCGTTGGGCCACCCTGCTGGCCGAGCACGGTGAGGCGGTGGAGCCGGGCCGGGTGCTTCGCCACGACGGGGTGTCGGTGAATGTGCTCACCGCCAGCGGTGAGCGGATCGTGAAGCTTCGCCGGGGGGCGGATGCCCCCACGGTGGGCGATTGGCTGGCCTTGACCGGTGACACCCTGGTGGCGGTGCTGGAGCGGTCGTCGCTGCTGCGGCGCCGGGCGGCCGGGGGAGATGACCTGCAGGTACTGGCCGCCAATGTGGACCTGGTGCTCTTGGTGTGCGGCCTGGATCGGTTCGTGCGGGCGGGGCGGGTGCAGCGCGGCGAGGCGCTGGCGTGGGACGCGGGGGCACTCCCCATTCTTGTCCTCACCAAGGCCGACCTCGCCCCGGACCTCAAGGAGACGCTGGCGGCTATCGCCGACGTTCACCCGGGGCTGGAGTGCCTTCTCACCGCTGCCCCCACCGGGTTAGGGATCACCGCACTTCGGACCCGGCTGGCGGGACGCACCTCGGTGCTGTTGGGGGAGTCCGGGGCGGGCAAGTCCCGGCTGGTCAACGCCATCGTGGGGGCGGAGGTGGCCATCACGGGGGCGGTGCGAGCCGGTGATGCCAAGGGTCGCCACACCACCACGAACCGGCAGTTGCATCTCGTTCCCGGCGGCGGCGTGATCATCGACTCACCGGGGATTCGTGAGGTGGGCTTGGCCGGCGATGAGGAGTCGGTCGACGCCACCTTCACCGATGTCGAGGAACTCGCTCTGCAGTGTCGCTTCAACGACTGTGCCCACACTGGCGAACCCGGGTGTGCCGTGGTGGCCGCCGTGGCGGGGGGGAATCTCACCGAGGATCGACTTGAGGCCTATCTCGAGCTTCGGGAGGAGGCGATGGAGGCGGGTGCGCGGGCCGAGGATCATGCTCGACGTACCCAGGACCGGCAGGCCACCAAGGCGCCGTCGAAAAAATCCGATCGCTCATGA